From the genome of Bos taurus isolate L1 Dominette 01449 registration number 42190680 breed Hereford chromosome 2, ARS-UCD2.0, whole genome shotgun sequence, one region includes:
- the ANKZF1 gene encoding tRNA endonuclease ANKZF1 isoform X2 produces MSPAPAATQAPVSVSLFDLSTDAPVLQGLRLVSHFPEEALAQSLQTSCPGSEEQISPERRPFQGALDISEKLFCSTCDQVFQNHQEQREHYKLDWHRFNLKQRLKDKPLLSALDFEKQSSTGDLSSISGSEDSDSDSEEDLQILDEERADLEKPTRPQGFHPHRVLFQNAQGQFLYAYRCVLGPRHASASTYCVVPLEESELLLQNLQTGGPRDCVVLMAAAGHFAGAIFQGREVLTHKTFHRYTVRAKRGTAQGLRDARGAAAHSAGASLRRYNEAALYKEVRDLLAGPAWAKALEEAGTILLRAPRSGRSLFFGGREAPLRRGDPRLWDIPLATRRPTFQELQRVVHKLTTLHIHGEDPRETSRLDLPQTHRKRVRERKVIEEESKVPSDENEALGQNKEAPTQGSESEGGDGSQVELELVEVTLGTLDLREFDVFPKQRRRKRNKRERKQDLESGAQMTLSQQPKEDEALSGSAPLRPPLDEATSPCQSELWDVLLAACRAGDVGMLKDRLTASPLHPGVLPLLSAPLGSGGFTLLHAAAAAGRGSVVRLLLEAGADPTVQDSRARPPYTVAADRSTRNEFRRFMEKNPDAYDYSKAQVPGPLTAEMEARQATRRREQKAARRHREEQQRKQQEQEKQEQEEQQRFAALSDREKRALAAERRLAAQLGALNPQTPDPAITVSNIPRCWSCGMSLQGLVPFHYLDFSFCSTRCLRDHRCQAGKPSS; encoded by the exons ATGTCGCCGGCTCCAGCTGCAACCCAGGCTCCTGTGTCGGTCTCCCTGTTTGACCTCAGCACGGATGCTCCGGTCCTTCAGGGCCTGCGCCTGGTGAGCCACTTTCCCGAGGAGGCCTTGGCCCAGTCTCTGCAGACTTCCTGTCCAG GTTCAGAGGAGCAAATAAGCCCAGAAAGAAGACCATTCCAGGGAGCTCTGGATATTTCAGAGAAGTTGTTTTGTTCAACCTGTGACCAAGTCTTCCAGAACCACCAAGAACAG AGGGAACATTACAAGCTTGACTGGCATCGGTTTAACCTAAAGCAGCGTCTCAAGGACAAGCCTCTTCTGTCTGCCCTGGACTTTGAAAAGCAGAGTTCGACAG GCGATCTTTCCAGCATCTCAGGATCAGAAGACTCAGACTCAGACAGTGAGGAGGACCTGCAGATACTGGATGAGGAGAGGGCTGACTTGGAGAAGCCTACGCGACCCCAAGGCTTCCACCCGCATCGGGTTCTTTTCCAGAATGCCCAGGGCCAGTTTCTTTATGCCTATCGCTGTGTCCTAGGCCCTCGCCACGCAAGTGCCAGCACATATTGTGTG GTGCCCCTTGAAGAATCAGAACTGCTGCTTCAGAACCTGCAGACTGGAGGTCCCAGGGACTGTGTGGTGCTCATGGCTGCTGCTGGGCACTTTGCTGGTGCCATTTTCCAAGG ACGAGAAGTGTTGACACACAAAACCTTTCACCGCTACACAGTGCGGGCCAAGCGGGGCACAGCCCAGGGGCTTCGGGATGCCCGGGGTGCAGCTGCTCACTCTGCTGGGGCCAGTCTGAGGCGCTACAATGAAGCCGCACTCTATAAG GAAGTTCGTGACCTGCTGGCAGGGCCAGCCTGGGCTAAGGCACTGGAGGAGGCTGGGACAATACTTCTGCGTGCCCCCCGCTCTGGCCGGTCCTTGTTCTTCGGGGGCCGTGAGGCTCCCCTGCGCCGGGGAGATCCCCGACTTTGGGATATCCCCCTCGCTACCCGAAGACCCACCTTTCAAGAGCTACAGCGTGTAGTCCATAAGCTGACCACGTTACACATCCATG GAGAAGACCCCCGGGAGACAAGCAGGTTGGATTTACCTCAGACACACAGGAAGAGAGTGAGAGAAAGGAAGGTTATCGAGGAAGAAAGCAAAGTCCCCAGTGATGAAAATGAGGCACTCGGGCAGAACAAGGAAGCTCCCACACAGG GATCAGAATCAGAAGGAGGAGATGGCTCCCAGGTAGAGTTGGAGCTAGTAGAGGTGACACTGGGAACGCTGGATCTTCGTGAGTTTGACGTATTTCCCAagcaaaggaggagaaaaaggaataagAGGGAGAGAAAGCAAGACCTGGAGTCTGGGGCACAAATGACTCTTTCCCAGCAACCAAAGGAAGATGAGGCCCTTTCAGGGTCAGCCCCTTTGCGGCCTCCCTTGGATGAGGCCACGTCCCCCTGTCAGTCGGAGCTCTGGGATGTGCTTCTAGCTGCTTGCCGAGCTGGAGATGTGGGGATGCTGAAGGACCGACTCACTGCCAGCCCCCTACACCCTGGAGTTCTGCCTCTGCTCAGTGCCCCCTTGGGCTCTGGTGGCTTCACTCTCCTGCACGCAGCAGCCGCAGCTGGGAGAGGCTCAGTGGTTCGCCTGCTGCTGGAGGCAGGTGCGGACCCCACTGTGCA GGATTCCCGAGCTCGGCCACCGTATACAGTTGCAGCTGACAGATCGACACGCAATGAGTTCCGGAGGTTCATGGAGAAGAATCCAGATGCTTATGATTACAGCAAAGCTCAG GTGCCGGGGCCGCTAACAGCAGAAATGGAGGCACGGCAGGCCACTCGGAGAAGGGAGCAGAAGGCAGCCCGGCGGCACCGGGAGGAACAGCAGCGGaagcagcaggagcaggagaagcaggagcaaGAAGAGCAGCAGCGATTTGCTGCCCTCAGCGACCGGGAGAAG AGAGCTCTGGCTGCAGAGCGCAGACTAGCTGCCCAGTTGGGAGCCCTCAACCCTCAGACCCCCGACCCTGCCATCACCGTCAGCAATATTCC ACGCTGCTGGAGTTGTGGGATGTCTCTCCAAGGCCTTGTTCCTTTTCACTACCTTGACTTCTCTTTCTGCTCCACACGCTGCCTACGGGATCATCGCTGTCAGGCTGGGAAGCCCTCTTCCTGA
- the ANKZF1 gene encoding tRNA endonuclease ANKZF1 isoform X4, with protein MSPAPAATQAPVSVSLFDLSTDAPVLQGLRLVSHFPEEALAQSLQTSCPGSEEQISPERRPFQGALDISEKLFCSTCDQVFQNHQEQREHYKLDWHRFNLKQRLKDKPLLSALDFEKQSSTGDLSSISGSEDSDSDSEEDLQILDEERADLEKPTRPQGFHPHRVLFQNAQGQFLYAYRCVLGPRHASASTYCVVPLEESELLLQNLQTGGPRDCVVLMAAAGHFAGAIFQGREVLTHKTFHRYTVRAKRGTAQGLRDARGAAAHSAGASLRRYNEAALYKEVRDLLAGPAWAKALEEAGTILLRAPRSGRSLFFGGREAPLRRGDPRLWDIPLATRRPTFQELQRVVHKLTTLHIHGEDPRETSRLDLPQTHRKRVRERKVIEEESKVPSDENEALGQNKEAPTQGLHTTWQLSGSESEGGDGSQVELELVEVTLGTLDLREFDVFPKQRRRKRNKRERKQDLESGAQMTLSQQPKEDEALSGSAPLRPPLDEATSPCQSELWDVLLAACRAGDVGMLKDRLTASPLHPGVLPLLSAPLGSGGFTLLHAAAAAGRGSVVRLLLEAGIPELGHRIQLQLTDRHAMSSGGSWRRIQMLMITAKLRCRGR; from the exons ATGTCGCCGGCTCCAGCTGCAACCCAGGCTCCTGTGTCGGTCTCCCTGTTTGACCTCAGCACGGATGCTCCGGTCCTTCAGGGCCTGCGCCTGGTGAGCCACTTTCCCGAGGAGGCCTTGGCCCAGTCTCTGCAGACTTCCTGTCCAG GTTCAGAGGAGCAAATAAGCCCAGAAAGAAGACCATTCCAGGGAGCTCTGGATATTTCAGAGAAGTTGTTTTGTTCAACCTGTGACCAAGTCTTCCAGAACCACCAAGAACAG AGGGAACATTACAAGCTTGACTGGCATCGGTTTAACCTAAAGCAGCGTCTCAAGGACAAGCCTCTTCTGTCTGCCCTGGACTTTGAAAAGCAGAGTTCGACAG GCGATCTTTCCAGCATCTCAGGATCAGAAGACTCAGACTCAGACAGTGAGGAGGACCTGCAGATACTGGATGAGGAGAGGGCTGACTTGGAGAAGCCTACGCGACCCCAAGGCTTCCACCCGCATCGGGTTCTTTTCCAGAATGCCCAGGGCCAGTTTCTTTATGCCTATCGCTGTGTCCTAGGCCCTCGCCACGCAAGTGCCAGCACATATTGTGTG GTGCCCCTTGAAGAATCAGAACTGCTGCTTCAGAACCTGCAGACTGGAGGTCCCAGGGACTGTGTGGTGCTCATGGCTGCTGCTGGGCACTTTGCTGGTGCCATTTTCCAAGG ACGAGAAGTGTTGACACACAAAACCTTTCACCGCTACACAGTGCGGGCCAAGCGGGGCACAGCCCAGGGGCTTCGGGATGCCCGGGGTGCAGCTGCTCACTCTGCTGGGGCCAGTCTGAGGCGCTACAATGAAGCCGCACTCTATAAG GAAGTTCGTGACCTGCTGGCAGGGCCAGCCTGGGCTAAGGCACTGGAGGAGGCTGGGACAATACTTCTGCGTGCCCCCCGCTCTGGCCGGTCCTTGTTCTTCGGGGGCCGTGAGGCTCCCCTGCGCCGGGGAGATCCCCGACTTTGGGATATCCCCCTCGCTACCCGAAGACCCACCTTTCAAGAGCTACAGCGTGTAGTCCATAAGCTGACCACGTTACACATCCATG GAGAAGACCCCCGGGAGACAAGCAGGTTGGATTTACCTCAGACACACAGGAAGAGAGTGAGAGAAAGGAAGGTTATCGAGGAAGAAAGCAAAGTCCCCAGTGATGAAAATGAGGCACTCGGGCAGAACAAGGAAGCTCCCACACAGGGTTTGCACACCACCTGGCAATTGTCAG GATCAGAATCAGAAGGAGGAGATGGCTCCCAGGTAGAGTTGGAGCTAGTAGAGGTGACACTGGGAACGCTGGATCTTCGTGAGTTTGACGTATTTCCCAagcaaaggaggagaaaaaggaataagAGGGAGAGAAAGCAAGACCTGGAGTCTGGGGCACAAATGACTCTTTCCCAGCAACCAAAGGAAGATGAGGCCCTTTCAGGGTCAGCCCCTTTGCGGCCTCCCTTGGATGAGGCCACGTCCCCCTGTCAGTCGGAGCTCTGGGATGTGCTTCTAGCTGCTTGCCGAGCTGGAGATGTGGGGATGCTGAAGGACCGACTCACTGCCAGCCCCCTACACCCTGGAGTTCTGCCTCTGCTCAGTGCCCCCTTGGGCTCTGGTGGCTTCACTCTCCTGCACGCAGCAGCCGCAGCTGGGAGAGGCTCAGTGGTTCGCCTGCTGCTGGAGGCAG GGATTCCCGAGCTCGGCCACCGTATACAGTTGCAGCTGACAGATCGACACGCAATGAGTTCCGGAGGTTCATGGAGAAGAATCCAGATGCTTATGATTACAGCAAAGCTCAG GTGCCGGGGCCGCTAA
- the ANKZF1 gene encoding tRNA endonuclease ANKZF1 isoform X3 → MSPAPAATQAPVSVSLFDLSTDAPVLQGLRLVSHFPEEALAQSLQTSCPGSEEQISPERRPFQGALDISEKLFCSTCDQVFQNHQEQREHYKLDWHRFNLKQRLKDKPLLSALDFEKQSSTGDLSSISGSEDSDSDSEEDLQILDEERADLEKPTRPQGFHPHRVLFQNAQGQFLYAYRCVLGPRHASASTYCVVPLEESELLLQNLQTGGPRDCVVLMAAAGHFAGAIFQGREVLTHKTFHRYTVRAKRGTAQGLRDARGAAAHSAGASLRRYNEAALYKEVRDLLAGPAWAKALEEAGTILLRAPRSGRSLFFGGREAPLRRGDPRLWDIPLATRRPTFQELQRVVHKLTTLHIHGSESEGGDGSQVELELVEVTLGTLDLREFDVFPKQRRRKRNKRERKQDLESGAQMTLSQQPKEDEALSGSAPLRPPLDEATSPCQSELWDVLLAACRAGDVGMLKDRLTASPLHPGVLPLLSAPLGSGGFTLLHAAAAAGRGSVVRLLLEAGADPTVQDSRARPPYTVAADRSTRNEFRRFMEKNPDAYDYSKAQVPGPLTAEMEARQATRRREQKAARRHREEQQRKQQEQEKQEQEEQQRFAALSDREKRALAAERRLAAQLGALNPQTPDPAITVSNIPRCWSCGMSLQGLVPFHYLDFSFCSTRCLRDHRCQAGKPSS, encoded by the exons ATGTCGCCGGCTCCAGCTGCAACCCAGGCTCCTGTGTCGGTCTCCCTGTTTGACCTCAGCACGGATGCTCCGGTCCTTCAGGGCCTGCGCCTGGTGAGCCACTTTCCCGAGGAGGCCTTGGCCCAGTCTCTGCAGACTTCCTGTCCAG GTTCAGAGGAGCAAATAAGCCCAGAAAGAAGACCATTCCAGGGAGCTCTGGATATTTCAGAGAAGTTGTTTTGTTCAACCTGTGACCAAGTCTTCCAGAACCACCAAGAACAG AGGGAACATTACAAGCTTGACTGGCATCGGTTTAACCTAAAGCAGCGTCTCAAGGACAAGCCTCTTCTGTCTGCCCTGGACTTTGAAAAGCAGAGTTCGACAG GCGATCTTTCCAGCATCTCAGGATCAGAAGACTCAGACTCAGACAGTGAGGAGGACCTGCAGATACTGGATGAGGAGAGGGCTGACTTGGAGAAGCCTACGCGACCCCAAGGCTTCCACCCGCATCGGGTTCTTTTCCAGAATGCCCAGGGCCAGTTTCTTTATGCCTATCGCTGTGTCCTAGGCCCTCGCCACGCAAGTGCCAGCACATATTGTGTG GTGCCCCTTGAAGAATCAGAACTGCTGCTTCAGAACCTGCAGACTGGAGGTCCCAGGGACTGTGTGGTGCTCATGGCTGCTGCTGGGCACTTTGCTGGTGCCATTTTCCAAGG ACGAGAAGTGTTGACACACAAAACCTTTCACCGCTACACAGTGCGGGCCAAGCGGGGCACAGCCCAGGGGCTTCGGGATGCCCGGGGTGCAGCTGCTCACTCTGCTGGGGCCAGTCTGAGGCGCTACAATGAAGCCGCACTCTATAAG GAAGTTCGTGACCTGCTGGCAGGGCCAGCCTGGGCTAAGGCACTGGAGGAGGCTGGGACAATACTTCTGCGTGCCCCCCGCTCTGGCCGGTCCTTGTTCTTCGGGGGCCGTGAGGCTCCCCTGCGCCGGGGAGATCCCCGACTTTGGGATATCCCCCTCGCTACCCGAAGACCCACCTTTCAAGAGCTACAGCGTGTAGTCCATAAGCTGACCACGTTACACATCCATG GATCAGAATCAGAAGGAGGAGATGGCTCCCAGGTAGAGTTGGAGCTAGTAGAGGTGACACTGGGAACGCTGGATCTTCGTGAGTTTGACGTATTTCCCAagcaaaggaggagaaaaaggaataagAGGGAGAGAAAGCAAGACCTGGAGTCTGGGGCACAAATGACTCTTTCCCAGCAACCAAAGGAAGATGAGGCCCTTTCAGGGTCAGCCCCTTTGCGGCCTCCCTTGGATGAGGCCACGTCCCCCTGTCAGTCGGAGCTCTGGGATGTGCTTCTAGCTGCTTGCCGAGCTGGAGATGTGGGGATGCTGAAGGACCGACTCACTGCCAGCCCCCTACACCCTGGAGTTCTGCCTCTGCTCAGTGCCCCCTTGGGCTCTGGTGGCTTCACTCTCCTGCACGCAGCAGCCGCAGCTGGGAGAGGCTCAGTGGTTCGCCTGCTGCTGGAGGCAGGTGCGGACCCCACTGTGCA GGATTCCCGAGCTCGGCCACCGTATACAGTTGCAGCTGACAGATCGACACGCAATGAGTTCCGGAGGTTCATGGAGAAGAATCCAGATGCTTATGATTACAGCAAAGCTCAG GTGCCGGGGCCGCTAACAGCAGAAATGGAGGCACGGCAGGCCACTCGGAGAAGGGAGCAGAAGGCAGCCCGGCGGCACCGGGAGGAACAGCAGCGGaagcagcaggagcaggagaagcaggagcaaGAAGAGCAGCAGCGATTTGCTGCCCTCAGCGACCGGGAGAAG AGAGCTCTGGCTGCAGAGCGCAGACTAGCTGCCCAGTTGGGAGCCCTCAACCCTCAGACCCCCGACCCTGCCATCACCGTCAGCAATATTCC ACGCTGCTGGAGTTGTGGGATGTCTCTCCAAGGCCTTGTTCCTTTTCACTACCTTGACTTCTCTTTCTGCTCCACACGCTGCCTACGGGATCATCGCTGTCAGGCTGGGAAGCCCTCTTCCTGA
- the ANKZF1 gene encoding tRNA endonuclease ANKZF1 isoform X1 translates to MSPAPAATQAPVSVSLFDLSTDAPVLQGLRLVSHFPEEALAQSLQTSCPGSEEQISPERRPFQGALDISEKLFCSTCDQVFQNHQEQREHYKLDWHRFNLKQRLKDKPLLSALDFEKQSSTGDLSSISGSEDSDSDSEEDLQILDEERADLEKPTRPQGFHPHRVLFQNAQGQFLYAYRCVLGPRHASASTYCVVPLEESELLLQNLQTGGPRDCVVLMAAAGHFAGAIFQGREVLTHKTFHRYTVRAKRGTAQGLRDARGAAAHSAGASLRRYNEAALYKEVRDLLAGPAWAKALEEAGTILLRAPRSGRSLFFGGREAPLRRGDPRLWDIPLATRRPTFQELQRVVHKLTTLHIHGEDPRETSRLDLPQTHRKRVRERKVIEEESKVPSDENEALGQNKEAPTQGLHTTWQLSGSESEGGDGSQVELELVEVTLGTLDLREFDVFPKQRRRKRNKRERKQDLESGAQMTLSQQPKEDEALSGSAPLRPPLDEATSPCQSELWDVLLAACRAGDVGMLKDRLTASPLHPGVLPLLSAPLGSGGFTLLHAAAAAGRGSVVRLLLEAGADPTVQDSRARPPYTVAADRSTRNEFRRFMEKNPDAYDYSKAQVPGPLTAEMEARQATRRREQKAARRHREEQQRKQQEQEKQEQEEQQRFAALSDREKRALAAERRLAAQLGALNPQTPDPAITVSNIPRCWSCGMSLQGLVPFHYLDFSFCSTRCLRDHRCQAGKPSS, encoded by the exons ATGTCGCCGGCTCCAGCTGCAACCCAGGCTCCTGTGTCGGTCTCCCTGTTTGACCTCAGCACGGATGCTCCGGTCCTTCAGGGCCTGCGCCTGGTGAGCCACTTTCCCGAGGAGGCCTTGGCCCAGTCTCTGCAGACTTCCTGTCCAG GTTCAGAGGAGCAAATAAGCCCAGAAAGAAGACCATTCCAGGGAGCTCTGGATATTTCAGAGAAGTTGTTTTGTTCAACCTGTGACCAAGTCTTCCAGAACCACCAAGAACAG AGGGAACATTACAAGCTTGACTGGCATCGGTTTAACCTAAAGCAGCGTCTCAAGGACAAGCCTCTTCTGTCTGCCCTGGACTTTGAAAAGCAGAGTTCGACAG GCGATCTTTCCAGCATCTCAGGATCAGAAGACTCAGACTCAGACAGTGAGGAGGACCTGCAGATACTGGATGAGGAGAGGGCTGACTTGGAGAAGCCTACGCGACCCCAAGGCTTCCACCCGCATCGGGTTCTTTTCCAGAATGCCCAGGGCCAGTTTCTTTATGCCTATCGCTGTGTCCTAGGCCCTCGCCACGCAAGTGCCAGCACATATTGTGTG GTGCCCCTTGAAGAATCAGAACTGCTGCTTCAGAACCTGCAGACTGGAGGTCCCAGGGACTGTGTGGTGCTCATGGCTGCTGCTGGGCACTTTGCTGGTGCCATTTTCCAAGG ACGAGAAGTGTTGACACACAAAACCTTTCACCGCTACACAGTGCGGGCCAAGCGGGGCACAGCCCAGGGGCTTCGGGATGCCCGGGGTGCAGCTGCTCACTCTGCTGGGGCCAGTCTGAGGCGCTACAATGAAGCCGCACTCTATAAG GAAGTTCGTGACCTGCTGGCAGGGCCAGCCTGGGCTAAGGCACTGGAGGAGGCTGGGACAATACTTCTGCGTGCCCCCCGCTCTGGCCGGTCCTTGTTCTTCGGGGGCCGTGAGGCTCCCCTGCGCCGGGGAGATCCCCGACTTTGGGATATCCCCCTCGCTACCCGAAGACCCACCTTTCAAGAGCTACAGCGTGTAGTCCATAAGCTGACCACGTTACACATCCATG GAGAAGACCCCCGGGAGACAAGCAGGTTGGATTTACCTCAGACACACAGGAAGAGAGTGAGAGAAAGGAAGGTTATCGAGGAAGAAAGCAAAGTCCCCAGTGATGAAAATGAGGCACTCGGGCAGAACAAGGAAGCTCCCACACAGGGTTTGCACACCACCTGGCAATTGTCAG GATCAGAATCAGAAGGAGGAGATGGCTCCCAGGTAGAGTTGGAGCTAGTAGAGGTGACACTGGGAACGCTGGATCTTCGTGAGTTTGACGTATTTCCCAagcaaaggaggagaaaaaggaataagAGGGAGAGAAAGCAAGACCTGGAGTCTGGGGCACAAATGACTCTTTCCCAGCAACCAAAGGAAGATGAGGCCCTTTCAGGGTCAGCCCCTTTGCGGCCTCCCTTGGATGAGGCCACGTCCCCCTGTCAGTCGGAGCTCTGGGATGTGCTTCTAGCTGCTTGCCGAGCTGGAGATGTGGGGATGCTGAAGGACCGACTCACTGCCAGCCCCCTACACCCTGGAGTTCTGCCTCTGCTCAGTGCCCCCTTGGGCTCTGGTGGCTTCACTCTCCTGCACGCAGCAGCCGCAGCTGGGAGAGGCTCAGTGGTTCGCCTGCTGCTGGAGGCAGGTGCGGACCCCACTGTGCA GGATTCCCGAGCTCGGCCACCGTATACAGTTGCAGCTGACAGATCGACACGCAATGAGTTCCGGAGGTTCATGGAGAAGAATCCAGATGCTTATGATTACAGCAAAGCTCAG GTGCCGGGGCCGCTAACAGCAGAAATGGAGGCACGGCAGGCCACTCGGAGAAGGGAGCAGAAGGCAGCCCGGCGGCACCGGGAGGAACAGCAGCGGaagcagcaggagcaggagaagcaggagcaaGAAGAGCAGCAGCGATTTGCTGCCCTCAGCGACCGGGAGAAG AGAGCTCTGGCTGCAGAGCGCAGACTAGCTGCCCAGTTGGGAGCCCTCAACCCTCAGACCCCCGACCCTGCCATCACCGTCAGCAATATTCC ACGCTGCTGGAGTTGTGGGATGTCTCTCCAAGGCCTTGTTCCTTTTCACTACCTTGACTTCTCTTTCTGCTCCACACGCTGCCTACGGGATCATCGCTGTCAGGCTGGGAAGCCCTCTTCCTGA